From a single Flavobacterium sp. genomic region:
- a CDS encoding PKD-like domain-containing protein — MGKFYKILLLSCFFALTSLNLYSQQINLIRFNNSANYTPGSGVSVIINPTGVFDLNNQFVLELSNPGGAFTSPTVLNTLDEFYVPVINGVLPTGLTSGTYKLRVRTTTINVLPEETLNFTVVNGIDNGIPKITSLLASPNPNTNFFNCINCSGDFVSFGSLNRSDVATVNNSVTSISQRDLTICNYDSNYNYTIRLISKIDVPTFSILGPNIIPQNNGVFTIPGSLAIGTHIFEIEKKSTNSISVFSVTFLFHGNATSLGNSSSEQICVNENVTFAIDKTITGIGRNYYGSKYKIDFGDGVINEYTHAQLLQFSTLNHIYTAVSCNRPTSYFIIKKELFNKGINNVCSTYSVNGNGVTKNVNTSTPPTADFNLQIKQCINTQIFADNTSTPGSYGNNGCLNLVDYYWYYKKPGDSNYTNVPSNSSWINSTFDLTIPSSFVTIAGCWEIKLEAKNPDFCQTLSEKIKTIKIEAVPTPSFTNTPQSPICAGTSVLFTNTSNVLNIPCQEPVYSWTITPINGTPATSSGYQFVALSSATSQNANILFTQPGSYSVVLNVTNSCGTFPSTPKIIEVFGDPTVSFNPNSLTICDATPAGYTINFSQVGTSPTYSVAPYAPTSFVWTITGSGVTPADYSFVGGTNTNSQYPQINFTAYKTYIITVQVNGNCAGSNQASFTFTLKEMPVITNSNLTQSICTGATTSPINLTSSMVSGTLFNWVVVATNGITGFTTPGNGNTIPASTLINPSNTSGTVTYTVTPTNNGCVGTPINFVITVNPAPLVPAQALTVCSGNAFTVSLINNPPSVILPTGTTFTWTVSSPVGISGASNQSTPITSIGQTLVNTTNAPIDVIYTITATTGTAPNTCSSIFALTVTVNPKPQITSQNLSICSGNPFNLSLVNTPPSIILPAGTTYTWTVSVPVGITGASNQNTPVSTISQTLLNSTSNPINVIYTITATSGSGINTCSSNFILTVTVNPAPSATISGNASVCQNSNAAVITFTGLNGVAPYTFTYSINSGTNQTISTTSGSSVTLTAPTSTLGTFNYCLLSVVDSSTSSCLNTSNSCVTIIVNPLPTVSTQPTTTQSICVGGTIAPLTVAYTGGVGTATYQWYSNTTNSNSGGTLIAGATNASYTPTAFATAGTYYFYATITLNGNGCGSTTSNTAQVIVVTDPIVDTQALATQTLCQSSTPTDLTISVSGGIGTFAYQWYSNTSNSTTGGTIIPSATNVIFTPPTATVGTQYYYCVVTQSGVGCNVTSAVSTVIIVAAPAITTQPTSSSVCENGTPTLLTVAYTNGTGTPAYQWFSNTTNSTTGGTIIPSATTASYSPPATTVGTLYYYCQITFSSGGCTSVLSNTAEVVINPLPTVSTQPTTTQSICVGGTIAPLTVAYTGGVGTATYQWYSNTTNSNSGGTLIASATNASYTPAAFATAGTYYFYATITLSGNGCGSTTSNTAQVIVVTDPIVDTQALATQTLCQSSTPTDLTISVSGGIGTFAYQWYSNTSNSTTGGTIIPSATNAIFTPPTATVGTQYYYCVVTQSGVGCNVTSAVSTVIIVAAPAITSQPTSSSVCENGTPTLLTVAYTNGTGTPAYQWFSNTTNSTTGGTIIPSATTASYSPPATTVGTLYYYCEITFSSGGCTSVLSNTAQVVINPLPTVSTQPTTTQSICVGGTIAPLTVAYTGGVGTATYQWYSNTTNSNSGGTLITGATNATYTPTAFATAGTYYFYATITLNGNGCGSTTSNTAQVIVVTDPIVDTQALATQTLCQSSTPTDLTISVSGGIGTFAYQWYSNTSNSNTGGTIIPSATNVIFTPPTATVGTQYYYCVVTQSGVGCNVTSAVSTVIIVAAPAITTQPTSSSVCENGTPTLLTVAYTNGTGTPAYQWFSNTTNSTTGGTIIPSATTASYSPPATTVGTLYYYCQITFSSGGCTSVLSNTAEVVINPLPTVSTQPTTTQSICVGGTIAPLTVAYTGGVGTATYQWYSNTTNSNSGGTLIASATNASYTPAAFATAGTYYFYATITLSGNGCGSTTSNTAQVIVVTDPIVDTQALATQTLCQSSTPTDLTISVSGGIGTFAYQWYSNTSNSTTGGTIIPSATNAIFTPPTATVGTQYYYCVVTQSGVGCNVTSAVSTVIIVAAPAITSQPTSSSVCENGTPTLLTVAYTNGTGTPAYQWFSNTTNSTTGGTIIPSATTASYSPPATTVGTLYYYCEITFSSGGCTSVLSNTAQVVINPLPTVSTQPTTTQSICVGGTIAPLTVAYTGGVGTATYQWYSNTTNSNSGGTLITGATNATYTPAAFATAGTYYFYATITLSGNGCGSTTSNTAQVIVVTDPIVDTQALATQTLCQSSTPTDLTISVSGGIGTFAYQWYSNTSNSTTGGTIIPSATNAIFTPPTATVGTQYYYCVVTQSGVGCNVTSAVSTVIIVAAPAITSQPTSSSVCENGTPTLLTVAYTNGTGTPAYQWFSNTTNSTTGGTIIPNATTASYSPPATTVGTLYYYCEITFSSGGCTSVLSNTAQVVINQIPVINNVTAIICSGEQYIFNSINSNDVLPPGLQYSWNLVSMTPTGTVSGSVNNGTLQNQFIQQLVNNSNAITTLVYEVTPIAGICTGIPFTITVDVYPKPDVTFDLPIQTICNETNTSLVTLNSSIPGNITYNWNATIPAGITGAISSGTNTIPIQTLVNNTPDPLTITYEATATFNNNGSSCIGNVYNYSISVNPTLSSSGILSNYNGYNISVFGANDGSINLTTIGGSGTYTYSWTGPNGYTSINEDISGLFAGTYTVTINDGYCNPLVLTFTLTEPPELLIQQDLNLTINLRCFGDNNGAVGVLITQESVPPYDYELYNSSGNLVTSITDSTNLNPQFTGLVADTYSLTVIDANGGRKTVTGLTVAQPDDIVITATTTPITCYGANNASITLLVTGGTGPYQAQWDNLATGFYQNNLAAGDYTILITDSVGCTKSIVVNIPEAPIFTINPVVVNISCYGANDGSINLNLVGGIAPINLTWSDGSNAGLVRNNLPPGIYTVTIVDSKPCTITRSFTIVEPQPLVLSANLQNALDCNDANSGSINLLVSGGTPPFTYSWSNGTITEDLNNIPAGNYAVLVTDSRGCTKSAQYSINRPQPLALNVQTNTDVNCETREISQVFEAQVSGGVPPVLLNWSSGTVSGANNEFMTTEQDGLVILTATDALGCSTTYSLNVDIPVIGNADFNQSSYGYTAYGIYSILDPIQFTNTATGDYVSILWDFGDGTFSNEENPIHTYILEGDYVVTQTVTYPFGCVYVHTISLIIEKGYVLVVPTAFTPNNDTLNDTFRPVTRGLKNVRMDVYDTWGSLIYSETGDVLRGWDGTIRGIQSENGNYNCKVSAETFYGKIITAEETFVLIK, encoded by the coding sequence ATGGGGAAATTTTACAAGATTTTACTTTTAAGTTGCTTTTTTGCTTTAACTAGCTTAAATCTTTATTCGCAACAAATCAATCTTATTCGTTTTAACAACTCGGCAAATTACACTCCAGGTTCTGGAGTTTCTGTAATAATTAATCCAACTGGTGTATTTGATTTAAATAACCAGTTTGTGCTAGAATTATCCAATCCTGGTGGTGCATTTACTTCTCCAACAGTTTTAAATACTTTAGATGAGTTTTATGTACCAGTAATTAATGGAGTATTACCTACTGGATTGACATCAGGAACATACAAATTAAGAGTTAGGACTACCACTATTAACGTTTTACCTGAAGAAACATTAAATTTTACAGTTGTTAATGGTATTGATAATGGAATACCAAAAATAACGTCTCTTTTAGCGTCTCCAAATCCAAATACAAATTTTTTTAATTGTATAAATTGTAGCGGAGATTTTGTATCATTTGGTAGCTTGAATAGAAGTGATGTAGCTACCGTAAACAATAGTGTTACTTCTATATCACAAAGAGATTTAACGATTTGTAATTATGATAGTAACTATAATTATACAATTAGACTAATTAGTAAAATTGATGTGCCCACATTTTCTATTTTAGGGCCTAATATCATTCCACAAAATAATGGAGTTTTTACAATTCCAGGTTCATTAGCAATTGGAACTCACATATTTGAAATTGAAAAAAAATCTACCAATTCAATATCTGTATTTAGTGTAACTTTCTTATTCCATGGAAATGCTACTAGTCTTGGAAACTCCTCAAGTGAGCAAATCTGTGTTAATGAAAATGTAACATTTGCAATAGATAAAACAATAACTGGAATTGGAAGAAATTACTATGGATCAAAATATAAAATTGATTTTGGAGATGGTGTAATTAATGAATATACTCATGCGCAATTACTTCAATTTAGTACTTTAAATCATATCTATACCGCTGTTTCGTGTAATCGCCCTACAAGTTATTTTATTATAAAAAAAGAGCTATTTAATAAAGGAATAAACAATGTATGTAGTACTTATTCTGTAAATGGAAATGGTGTAACAAAGAATGTAAATACTAGTACACCTCCAACAGCTGACTTCAATTTACAAATCAAACAATGTATAAATACTCAAATATTTGCAGATAATACTTCAACTCCTGGATCTTATGGAAATAATGGGTGTTTAAATTTAGTAGATTATTATTGGTATTATAAAAAACCTGGTGATTCAAATTATACAAATGTACCCTCAAATAGTTCATGGATTAATTCAACCTTTGATTTAACAATACCATCTAGTTTCGTAACTATAGCTGGATGTTGGGAAATTAAATTAGAAGCTAAAAATCCAGATTTTTGTCAAACTTTATCTGAAAAAATAAAAACCATCAAAATTGAAGCGGTACCAACACCATCTTTTACCAATACACCTCAATCTCCTATTTGTGCTGGTACATCGGTTTTATTTACCAATACTTCAAATGTTTTAAATATCCCTTGTCAAGAACCTGTTTACTCTTGGACAATTACACCTATAAACGGAACACCTGCTACAAGTTCAGGCTATCAATTTGTTGCTCTTTCTAGTGCAACATCTCAAAACGCTAATATATTATTTACCCAACCTGGATCCTATTCTGTAGTTTTAAATGTTACTAATTCTTGTGGAACTTTTCCCTCGACTCCAAAAATTATTGAAGTTTTTGGAGACCCTACCGTTAGTTTTAATCCTAACTCTTTAACTATTTGTGATGCAACACCTGCTGGTTATACTATTAATTTTAGTCAAGTAGGCACTAGCCCTACTTACAGTGTTGCACCTTATGCACCAACTAGTTTTGTGTGGACGATTACTGGTTCTGGTGTAACTCCTGCAGATTATTCTTTTGTAGGTGGAACAAATACCAACAGTCAGTACCCACAAATCAATTTTACTGCATACAAAACTTATATTATTACTGTTCAAGTAAATGGAAATTGTGCTGGTTCTAATCAAGCCTCATTTACTTTTACATTAAAAGAAATGCCCGTTATTACCAACTCCAACTTGACACAATCGATTTGTACAGGAGCAACAACTTCTCCTATAAATCTAACTTCAAGTATGGTTTCTGGGACTCTTTTTAATTGGGTTGTGGTTGCTACTAATGGTATAACAGGTTTTACTACTCCTGGTAATGGAAACACAATTCCAGCAAGCACACTTATTAATCCTAGTAATACATCGGGAACAGTAACTTATACGGTTACGCCTACTAATAATGGTTGTGTTGGTACTCCAATAAATTTTGTAATAACAGTAAACCCAGCTCCACTAGTTCCAGCACAAGCATTAACGGTATGTTCTGGTAACGCTTTTACGGTTTCCTTAATCAATAATCCACCGAGTGTTATTTTGCCTACAGGTACTACTTTTACATGGACTGTTTCAAGTCCAGTTGGAATAAGTGGTGCTTCTAATCAAAGTACACCTATTACTTCTATTGGTCAAACACTAGTTAATACAACTAATGCTCCAATTGATGTAATATATACAATAACTGCAACTACAGGAACCGCACCCAACACCTGTAGTAGTATCTTTGCTTTAACTGTTACTGTAAACCCTAAACCACAAATAACAAGTCAAAATTTATCAATTTGTTCAGGAAATCCTTTTAATCTTTCCTTGGTAAATACACCTCCAAGTATAATCCTGCCAGCTGGAACTACTTACACATGGACCGTTTCTGTTCCTGTAGGAATAACAGGAGCTTCTAATCAAAATACACCTGTTTCTACTATAAGTCAAACATTACTTAATTCAACAAGTAATCCTATAAATGTAATTTATACAATTACAGCAACTTCTGGATCAGGCATAAATACTTGTAGTAGTAATTTTATACTGACTGTAACAGTAAACCCTGCTCCAAGTGCAACTATTTCAGGGAATGCAAGTGTTTGTCAAAACTCTAATGCTGCCGTGATTACATTTACGGGGCTTAATGGGGTAGCTCCCTATACTTTTACCTATTCGATAAATAGTGGTACAAACCAAACTATAAGTACTACCTCAGGAAGTTCTGTTACTTTAACTGCACCTACTTCAACATTAGGAACATTTAATTATTGTTTACTAAGTGTTGTGGATTCAAGTACTTCCTCATGTTTAAATACTAGTAATTCATGTGTCACTATTATAGTTAATCCATTACCAACGGTATCTACTCAACCAACTACAACACAATCTATTTGTGTGGGTGGAACTATTGCTCCTTTAACGGTAGCTTATACTGGTGGTGTGGGAACCGCGACCTATCAATGGTATAGCAATACTACTAACTCTAACTCAGGTGGAACACTTATTGCTGGTGCTACTAATGCAAGTTATACACCTACTGCCTTTGCTACTGCTGGAACCTATTACTTCTACGCAACAATTACTCTTAATGGTAATGGTTGTGGTAGCACTACTTCAAATACGGCTCAAGTAATTGTGGTAACAGACCCTATTGTAGATACGCAAGCTTTAGCTACTCAAACACTTTGTCAAAGTAGTACGCCAACTGATTTAACTATTAGTGTGTCTGGTGGTATTGGAACTTTTGCGTACCAATGGTACAGCAATACAAGCAATAGCACTACTGGTGGAACAATTATTCCTAGTGCTACAAACGTAATATTTACTCCTCCTACTGCAACTGTAGGTACTCAATACTATTACTGTGTGGTTACTCAAAGTGGTGTGGGATGTAATGTTACTAGTGCGGTAAGTACTGTAATCATTGTAGCTGCACCAGCTATTACTACACAACCTACTTCTAGCTCGGTTTGTGAGAATGGAACTCCTACTCTTCTAACTGTAGCTTACACCAACGGAACTGGAACTCCTGCTTATCAATGGTTTAGTAATACTACTAATAGTACTACTGGTGGAACAATTATTCCTAGTGCTACAACTGCTTCTTATAGTCCGCCTGCTACAACAGTGGGTACTTTATACTACTACTGTCAGATTACTTTCTCTTCGGGTGGTTGTACAAGCGTGCTTTCTAATACAGCGGAAGTAGTGATTAATCCATTACCAACGGTATCTACTCAACCAACTACAACACAATCTATTTGTGTGGGTGGAACTATTGCTCCTTTAACGGTAGCTTATACTGGTGGTGTGGGAACTGCAACCTATCAATGGTATAGTAACACTACTAACTCTAACTCAGGTGGTACTCTTATTGCTAGTGCTACTAATGCAAGTTATACACCTGCTGCCTTTGCTACTGCTGGAACCTATTACTTCTACGCAACAATTACTCTTAGTGGTAATGGTTGTGGTAGCACTACTTCAAATACGGCTCAAGTAATTGTGGTAACAGACCCTATTGTAGATACGCAAGCTTTAGCTACTCAAACACTTTGTCAAAGTAGTACGCCAACTGATTTAACTATTAGTGTGTCTGGTGGTATTGGAACTTTTGCGTACCAATGGTACAGCAATACAAGCAATAGCACTACTGGTGGAACAATTATTCCTAGTGCTACAAACGCAATATTTACTCCTCCTACTGCAACTGTAGGTACTCAATACTATTACTGTGTGGTTACTCAAAGTGGTGTGGGATGTAATGTAACTAGTGCGGTAAGTACTGTAATCATTGTAGCTGCGCCTGCTATTACTTCACAACCTACTTCTAGCTCGGTTTGTGAGAATGGAACTCCTACTCTTCTAACTGTAGCTTACACCAACGGAACTGGAACTCCTGCTTATCAATGGTTTAGTAATACTACTAATAGTACTACTGGTGGAACAATTATTCCTAGTGCTACAACTGCTTCTTATAGTCCGCCTGCTACAACAGTGGGTACTTTATACTACTATTGTGAGATTACTTTCTCTTCCGGTGGTTGTACAAGCGTGCTTTCTAATACCGCTCAAGTGGTGATTAATCCACTTCCAACGGTATCTACTCAACCAACTACAACACAATCTATTTGTGTGGGTGGAACTATTGCTCCTTTAACGGTAGCTTATACTGGTGGTGTGGGAACCGCGACCTATCAATGGTATAGCAATACTACTAACTCTAACTCAGGTGGAACACTTATTACTGGTGCTACTAATGCAACTTATACGCCTACTGCCTTTGCTACTGCTGGAACCTATTACTTCTACGCAACAATTACTCTTAATGGTAATGGTTGTGGTAGCACTACTTCAAATACGGCTCAAGTAATTGTGGTAACAGACCCTATTGTAGATACGCAAGCTTTAGCTACTCAAACACTTTGTCAAAGTAGTACGCCAACTGATTTAACTATTAGTGTGTCTGGTGGTATTGGAACTTTTGCGTACCAATGGTACAGCAATACAAGCAATAGCAATACTGGTGGAACAATTATTCCTAGTGCTACAAACGTAATATTTACTCCTCCTACTGCAACTGTAGGTACTCAATACTATTACTGTGTGGTTACTCAAAGTGGTGTGGGATGTAATGTTACTAGTGCGGTAAGTACTGTAATCATTGTAGCTGCACCAGCTATTACTACACAACCTACTTCTAGCTCGGTTTGTGAGAATGGAACTCCTACTCTTCTAACTGTAGCTTACACCAACGGAACTGGAACTCCTGCTTATCAATGGTTTAGTAATACTACTAATAGTACTACTGGTGGAACAATTATTCCTAGTGCTACAACTGCTTCTTATAGTCCGCCTGCTACAACAGTGGGTACTTTATACTACTACTGTCAGATTACTTTCTCTTCGGGTGGTTGTACAAGCGTGCTTTCTAATACAGCGGAAGTAGTGATTAATCCATTACCAACGGTATCTACTCAACCAACTACAACACAATCTATTTGTGTGGGTGGAACTATTGCTCCTTTAACGGTAGCTTATACTGGTGGTGTGGGAACTGCAACCTATCAATGGTATAGTAACACTACTAACTCTAACTCAGGTGGTACTCTTATTGCTAGTGCTACTAATGCAAGTTATACACCTGCTGCCTTTGCTACTGCTGGAACCTATTACTTCTACGCAACAATTACTCTTAGTGGTAATGGTTGTGGTAGCACTACTTCAAATACGGCTCAAGTAATTGTGGTAACAGACCCTATTGTAGATACGCAAGCTTTAGCTACTCAAACACTTTGTCAAAGTAGTACGCCAACTGATTTAACTATTAGTGTGTCTGGTGGTATTGGAACTTTTGCGTACCAATGGTACAGCAATACAAGCAATAGCACTACTGGTGGAACAATTATTCCTAGTGCTACAAACGCAATATTTACTCCTCCTACTGCAACTGTAGGTACTCAATACTATTACTGTGTGGTTACTCAAAGTGGTGTGGGATGTAATGTAACTAGTGCGGTAAGTACTGTAATCATTGTAGCTGCGCCTGCTATTACTTCACAACCTACTTCTAGCTCGGTTTGTGAGAATGGAACTCCTACTCTTCTAACTGTAGCTTACACCAACGGAACTGGAACTCCTGCTTATCAATGGTTTAGTAATACTACTAATAGTACTACTGGTGGAACAATTATTCCTAGTGCTACAACTGCTTCTTATAGTCCGCCTGCTACAACAGTGGGTACTTTATACTACTATTGTGAGATTACTTTCTCTTCCGGTGGTTGTACAAGCGTGCTTTCTAATACCGCTCAAGTGGTGATTAATCCACTTCCAACGGTATCTACTCAACCAACTACAACACAATCTATTTGTGTGGGTGGAACTATTGCTCCTTTAACGGTAGCTTATACTGGTGGTGTGGGAACCGCGACCTATCAATGGTATAGCAATACTACTAACTCTAACTCAGGTGGAACACTTATTACTGGTGCTACTAATGCAACTTATACGCCTGCTGCCTTTGCTACTGCTGGAACCTATTACTTCTACGCAACAATTACTCTTAGTGGTAATGGTTGTGGTAGCACTACTTCGAACACGGCTCAAGTAATTGTGGTAACAGACCCTATTGTAGATACGCAAGCTTTAGCTACTCAAACACTTTGTCAAAGTAGTACGCCAACTGATTTAACTATTAGTGTGTCTGGTGGTATTGGAACTTTTGCGTACCAATGGTACAGCAATACAAGCAATAGCACTACTGGTGGAACAATTATTCCTAGTGCTACAAACGCAATATTTACTCCTCCTACTGCAACTGTAGGTACTCAATACTATTACTGTGTGGTTACTCAAAGTGGTGTGGGATGTAATGTAACTAGTGCGGTAAGTACTGTAATCATTGTAGCTGCGCCTGCTATTACTTCACAACCTACTTCTAGCTCGGTTTGTGAGAATGGAACTCCTACTCTTCTAACTGTAGCTTACACCAACGGAACTGGAACTCCTGCTTATCAATGGTTTAGTAATACTACTAATAGTACTACTGGTGGAACAATTATTCCTAATGCTACAACTGCTTCTTATAGTCCGCCTGCTACAACAGTGGGTACTTTATACTACTATTGTGAGATTACTTTCTCTTCCGGTGGTTGTACAAGCGTGCTTTCTAATACCGCTCAAGTGGTGATTAATCAAATCCCAGTCATAAATAATGTTACTGCAATTATTTGTAGTGGCGAACAATATATTTTTAATTCAATAAATTCAAATGATGTATTACCTCCTGGTTTACAATATAGTTGGAATTTAGTTTCAATGACTCCTACTGGAACAGTATCAGGTTCGGTAAATAATGGAACTTTACAAAATCAATTTATTCAACAATTAGTGAATAATTCTAATGCAATTACAACTCTAGTATATGAAGTTACACCTATTGCAGGTATTTGTACAGGTATTCCATTTACCATCACTGTAGATGTTTATCCTAAACCTGATGTTACTTTTGACCTTCCAATTCAAACAATTTGTAACGAAACCAATACATCTTTGGTAACTTTAAATTCATCAATACCAGGCAACATTACATATAATTGGAATGCTACAATTCCAGCAGGAATTACAGGTGCTATAAGTAGTGGAACAAATACAATACCTATACAAACTTTAGTAAATAATACACCTGATCCATTAACAATTACATATGAAGCAACTGCAACCTTTAATAATAATGGTTCATCTTGTATTGGTAATGTATACAACTATTCAATATCAGTTAATCCTACGTTATCATCTTCTGGAATTTTATCTAATTATAACGGATATAACATTAGTGTATTTGGAGCTAACGATGGAAGTATAAATTTAACTACAATAGGAGGTTCAGGAACCTATACTTATAGTTGGACAGGTCCTAATGGCTATACATCAATAAATGAAGATATATCAGGATTATTTGCAGGAACATATACCGTAACTATAAACGATGGTTATTGTAATCCATTAGTTTTAACTTTTACACTTACAGAACCACCTGAATTACTTATTCAACAAGATTTAAATCTTACTATAAACTTAAGATGTTTTGGAGACAATAATGGAGCAGTAGGTGTTTTAATTACTCAAGAATCTGTTCCACCTTATGATTATGAATTATACAACAGTAGTGGTAACTTAGTGACTTCAATTACAGATTCAACTAACTTAAATCCTCAATTTACAGGATTAGTTGCAGATACCTATTCACTAACTGTTATCGATGCTAATGGGGGTAGAAAAACTGTAACAGGACTAACTGTTGCTCAACCAGACGATATTGTAATAACGGCAACTACAACACCAATAACATGCTATGGTGCCAACAATGCCTCAATAACATTGTTAGTAACAGGTGGAACTGGACCTTATCAAGCACAATGGGATAATTTAGCCACTGGTTTCTATCAAAATAACTTAGCTGCTGGAGATTATACTATATTGATAACTGATAGCGTTGGTTGTACAAAATCAATTGTAGTTAATATTCCTGAGGCTCCGATATTTACAATTAATCCTGTAGTAGTAAATATCTCTTGTTATGGGGCAAATGACGGTAGCATTAATTTAAATTTAGTAGGTGGTATTGCTCCTATTAACTTGACTTGGAGCGATGGTAGTAATGCTGGTTTAGTTAGAAATAATCTACCGCCAGGTATATATACGGTAACAATTGTTGACTCAAAACCTTGTACCATAACTAGAAGTTTTACAATTGTTGAGCCACAACCCTTAGTTTTAAGTGCTAATCTTCAAAATGCATTAGATTGTAATGATGCCAATAGCGGTTCTATAAATCTTTTAGTTTCAGGTGGTACTCCGCCTTTTACTTACAGTTGGTCTAATGGTACAATAACTGAAGATTTAAATAATATACCAGCAGGAAATTATGCTGTTTTGGTAACCGATTCGAGAGGATGTACAAAATCTGCACAATATAGTATTAATCGACCTCAACCTTTAGCCTTGAATGTACAAACTAACACTGATGTTAACTGTGAAACAAGAGAAATAAGTCAGGTTTTTGAAGCACAAGTTTCTGGAGGTGTACCACCTGTACTTTTAAATTGGTCAAGCGGAACTGTAAGTGGTGCAAATAATGAATTCATGACTACAGAGCAAGACGGATTGGTTATATTGACAGCAACGGACGCTTTAGGCTGTTCAACAACATATAGTTTAAATGTAGATATTCCAGTTATTGGAAACGCAGATTTTAATCAATCTTCTTATGGATATACAGCTTATGGTATTTATTCTATATTAGATCCAATTCAGTTTACAAATACCGCAACAGGTGATTATGTTAGTATTCTTTGGGATTTTGGAGATGGAACATTTTCTAACGAAGAGAATCCTATTCACACTTACATTTTAGAAGGTGATTATGTAGTTACACAAACAGTAACTTACCCTTTTGGCTGTGTGTATGTGCATACAATTAGTTTAATAATTGAAAAAGGGTATGTATTGGTTGTACCAACAGCATTTACACCTAATAATGACACTCTAAATGATACCTTCAGACCCGTTACAAGAGGATTGAAAAATGTAAGAATGGATGTATATGATACATGGGGTTCATTAATTTATTCTGAAACAGGAGATGTTTTAAGAGGATGGGATGGTACCATTAGAGGAATTCAATCAGAAAACGGTAATTACAATTGTAAAGTAAGTGCAGAAACGTTTTACGGAAAAATAATAACCGCCGAGGAAACCTTTGTTTTAATCAAATAA
- a CDS encoding DUF2452 domain-containing protein, protein MEAKKPDNVVYSETEGYNAKLMTYATNVGAPVIQIEDVAAFKSRGIRSVNKEFENKFNELKIQYENLMKEFEYNELVYNAKFSFEPVIGEIYHLYRGTDGLNFLSLIAPTECAREHLGSFRLNSDKKWIFIG, encoded by the coding sequence ATGGAAGCAAAAAAACCAGACAATGTGGTGTATTCTGAAACAGAAGGCTACAATGCCAAATTAATGACCTATGCTACCAATGTGGGCGCACCCGTAATTCAAATTGAAGATGTAGCTGCCTTTAAGAGCAGAGGCATTAGAAGTGTCAACAAAGAATTTGAAAACAAATTCAACGAGCTCAAAATACAATATGAAAATTTAATGAAAGAGTTTGAATACAATGAATTGGTTTACAATGCCAAATTCTCATTTGAACCTGTTATTGGAGAAATATACCACCTGTACCGTGGCACCGATGGTCTTAACTTTTTATCGCTAATTGCACCCACAGAATGTGCAAGAGAACACCTGGGCTCCTTCAGACTCAACAGTGATAAAAAATGGATATTTATTGGATAA
- a CDS encoding TIGR03643 family protein — protein sequence MAWEDRTPFDAITFQFGLAEADVKALMKKELKWSSYKLWRTRVENCKTKHSAKRNADIDRFKCTRQRNISNNKISKR from the coding sequence ATGGCATGGGAAGACCGAACCCCTTTTGATGCGATTACTTTCCAATTTGGATTGGCGGAAGCCGACGTAAAAGCCTTGATGAAAAAGGAACTCAAATGGAGCAGTTACAAATTGTGGCGCACACGAGTAGAAAATTGCAAAACCAAGCACAGCGCTAAACGCAATGCAGACATTGACCGATTTAAATGCACAAGACAACGCAACATCTCCAACAATAAAATTTCTAAAAGGTAA